The nucleotide window CAGCCACGCCGCCAAGGGAACCGGCCCCACCAGCTTCGGCACGGGATCAAGCCAGTACTTGCATGCCTTGCTCCACCCGATCAGGATGCCGGAAATAAACCCTACTGCCCCGCCAAAGAACACACCCGTGAACAGGAGCTTCATGGAGGCCACAAAGCTTTCCGCCACAACGTCCAGATTGTTCAAAAGGGACGCCGTGATTTTATCTGGGCTGGGGATAAAAGGCAACAATAACCGGCCTGTTTTGAGGGTGGCCAGGTCCAACCCTTCAATCAGACCAAAGCCCACGGACAGGTCATTTCCATCACGGTCTTACCGGTTAAAACACTTGCATATCAACGCTTTAGCCAGTTTCTTATCGTTATTTGTCTTACCGGTGGTTTGTCACCTAAACCATAAGCAAGACTTGTGCCAGTCCATCAAAAAGCTCTTGACCTAGTTGAATCAAGAGCTGAGGTACATGTCACCTCTTAACAGGGCATGGAAAAGTCTCATTTTAAAAAACGGTTTATCTTTTTGGCACTACCCGGTGCAAAACCAGAGCCGTGGACGCTACCGCGATAACGGGTACAGAAACAATTTAGCCGGTAGAGCTAAGTTGAAGTTTGCCTTATAAAGAAAACGCAAATCGCTTTGATTTTGAAAGAGCCGCCATATCCGCCCCGGCCTAAAAACATCTTAAATATAGCAGAAAATAATAAAATTTTTGTAGTTTGCCCCTCACCCCGTCTCAACGAGGAGTATAGCATAAAAGCACCCCTCCCGCCAAACCCGGAAGGGGTCAACCCTTTACTTTTCCTTTTTTGGCTTGCGCAAGATCAAGATAGCGCAATCAGGACAAACGGCTTGACAGTTCTTGCAGGCAATGCAGGGATCGCCGTGGCCCGGCTCTACCGTTGGCGTACCAAAGACTCCCAGGGTATCGGACCAGCCGATGGTATCCACCGGGCATTTTTGGATGCAGAGGCCGCAGCCTTTACAAAGGCCGGGATACAGGTGAAAAATGCCGGTGCCGTCTTCATAAATAATTGGTTTAAACTCTACCGCCATTTTTGTCTCCTCCTACATGAGACCCTTTACCAACTCAATCCCCCGCGCCAGGGCCCGGAAATTCATATCTCTGAGGCTTGGATTTTGCTCAAACTTATAGCCCAGCTTCTTCTCAATGGCCGCCCGGGCTTGCGATTCAGTCAAAACGTGACTGATGCCGAGGAGAGCCCCGAGGATAATAATGTTAAAGACCCGGGGGTGGAACTCTTCTTTGGCCACCCGGATGGCGGGAATGGCGAACAAGCTTTTCGCCTGCCTGGGCAGTTCCTGTTCTGATACATTGGCGCTTTCATCGTAGATGAAAACGGTCTGGGAACCCACATACATGCTTGTCCTGTGGATGGCCCGGTCACTGAGGGCAATGACTATGTCGCCCGTTTTAAATTTGGGCGCTTTGACGGGTTCATCACCGATTTGGACAAAGGCCACGGACACCCCACCCCTTTGTTCCACGCCGAAATTGGGGATGTAGATGGCTTCCTTGCCGCTTTCATAGGCTCCTTCCGTGAGAATCATCGCCACCGATTGGACCCCTTGTCCTCCTTCACCGGCCAGGGCAATTTTCATCGTTGTTCCCATGTTAACCCTCTCCTTTCCCGGGAGTTAACTCCCCCACGGGGAAGTGGCGGTGCATATCTTCTTCCAGAAACTTCCACGTTTCTTCCGCGTTCGTGCGCCAGTTGGTAGGACACAGGGACAAGGCTTCCACGAAGGCAAAGCCGCGGCCGGCCATCACGTTTTCCAAGCCCTTTTTGATGAATTTCTTGAGCTGGGGCAGTCTTGCTACCGTCCCCCGGGCCACATAAGCGCTGGACGGCGCAATGGCCCGGATCATTTCCGGGCCCAGGGTGGGATTGCCGGTCACTTCCGGGTCCCGGCCAAAGGGCGAAGTCTCCGTTTTCTGCGCCGGCAGGGTAGTGGGGGCCATTTGTCCCCCGGTCATGGCATAGAGGGTGTTATTCACCAGGATCACCAGTATTTTTTCATTGCGGGTGGCGGCATTGATGAGGTGCTGGGAGCCGATGGCATAGCCGCCCCCGTCCCCCATGTAGGCGACACATATGAGGTCAGGATTGGCCCGGCGCATGCCCACCATCACCGGCGTGACCCGGCCGTGATGGGCTTGTACCGTATCGAGATTGAAAAAGTCCCAGGCCAAAAGAGAGCAGCCGATATCACAGCCAAAAACAGTTCTTCCCCGGATGTCCAGTTCCCCAATGGCTTCCCCCAGCGTTTTCAGGACCAGCGGGTGTCCGCACCCGGGACAAAACTTGTGGGGTTTGGTTTCCGCCCGCCAGACGGCGGGCATGGGCGGTTGAGGCACAGCCGTCATAAAAATCCCACCTTTTCTATCCTTTATCCTTCCTGACTTTTTCCACCACTTCCTCCACGGTAATGCCCTCGCCGGGCCGGAAATAGGTATCCAAGGGAATATCCAAAGGATACAAAGCCTCTTTCACCATCCCGGCCAACTGCCCCATGGCGGATTCCACCACCAGGATCTTTTTGGCCCGCGCCAGGCCTTGCCGCAGAGCCTCCGCCGGGAAAGGACGCAGGGTAATGGGGCGAAAATGGCCCACCTTCAGCCCGGCTTTGCGCAGCTCATCCGTTGCTCCCTCGGTAGCTCGCGCCACGATCCCGTGAGCCAGGATGACCAGTTCCGCATCGTCGATGTATTTGGCGCGGTATTCCACCACTTCCGGGGCTATCCTCCGGTAGTCCCGGTCCATTTCCATGATGACTTCATAAAGTTCTTCTTCCATGTTGTAGGTATTCCGGACATGGACCGGCTCCCGGTCCACCCCTGGTATACCGGGGCCGCCCAGGATGGGTTCCGTAGGCACCAGCTGGATGCCGCGGACCTCCGGGTCATAAATGGTCAAGGGCTCCCGCATTTTCGCCTGGTAGCCGTCGCTGAGAATAAATGTGGGAAAACGGTATTTCCAGGCGGTGTTGAAAGCCTTGATGGTATAGTCAAATAAGTCCTGCTGCCCGGCGGGGGAGTAAACAATGCGATACCCTTCCCCGTTGCCGCCGAAGCAGGTCAACCTGGTTTCCTGCTGGGAATAAATCACGGTGGCGGTGGAAGGACCGCCCCGCTGGCAGATCACCGTCACCACGGGAATGCGCATCATTTCCGCCATGGACAGGGGCTCCTGCATCAGCACCGTCCCCGGCCCGGCGGTGCCGGTAAAAGCCTTTTTACCGGCCAGGACCCCGCCGATACAGCAAAAACCCGCCGACAGCTCATCTTCCGTCTGGAGAAATTCCCGGTCATATTTCTGGGCCAGCCTGGTCCAGTAGTGCATGATCTCCGTCTGGGGCGTAATGGGGTAACCGTACATGATTTCCGCCCCGGCGGCCAGGGCCGCCCAAGCCACCGCTTCATTTCCGGTCATAAATGCCCTTTTTTCTCCCTCAATCGGCTTTACCGCCATGTGGGTAACCTCCTATCAACTCTCTTACCAAAAAGCCTGCTTCATATAGCGCTTGATAAACCTGACGGGATGTCCCAGGCAGTCCCGGTGCCCTACCGCCTCTCGGAGGCTTTCCGCTACCGAAGTGGCCACCACCGGCAGTCCCAGCTCCCCGGCGGCCTGCGCCACCAGCCTGGCTCCCGCCCGGATAACCTCCACCGTGGTGTCATCCCCCAGGTGGGTGTTATTAATCAACCCGTGTACTCGACCTAAACTCCTCACATAAGCCACGATTTTACCCGGCGTATCCGTCATGGGCCTGGCAGCATTGACCACGGCCAACACTTTTAAATGGGGGTGATGGGACGCGCCCTCCAGCAAATTCAGGGTTTTGACACCTTCAACTCCATAGCCCACATCGAGAATGATGTGGCCGGGTCGCCGGAGAGCCCAGCGCATTTCCGGGTGCAGGGGAATGCCCGCTTCACCGAGGCCCAGGGTCTGCTCCGTTTCCCAGGCCAAGACTTCAATCCCTTGCTGCCGCAGTTCTTTTCTTAAGGGGCGCAAGGTATAGAAGGGTTCTACCAGGTCCAGGTCCACCAGGGTCACCGGCGCGCCCCCTTTCGCCAGGACCAGGGCCCGGTTCACCGCGTTTTCACTTTTGCCGCTGGCATACTCCCCCACATAGGCTTCCACTACGGGGTATCCTGCCTTACAAATGGCCCTCACCTCAAGCCTAGCCGCGCCGCAGGAGAACAGTGTCCTGTGTTGCCCGGCAGGGTTTGCTCCTGATGATAGCACTAATCTCAAACCTAGTATGCACTTTCATCCAGTTTTTATGAAATTTGGCCACAAAAAAGCCAACCGGCGCTTTCCGGTCGGCAAGTCGGAGACCGGGGACAGCCCCGGGTAGCCAGGCTGTCCCTTTTCCCTTACAAGGACTTCAGGTATTCTACCAGATCGGCTTTTTCTTGCGGCGACAGGTTCAAGCCGAAAAAGTTATCGTAATGGTCGACGACCTCCAGCAAAGTTTTGAACCGCCCGTCATGGAAGAAACCGCCTTTTTGATGGGTCCACAAACCTTTCAGGGGCGAAGTACGATACATCTTGGTCGGGGAACGGTCCGCCTGGAAACTGTCAATGCCTATCTCTTCCGGGCGGTGCAGGTTGTGGCCGGGCTCGCTGAAGGTAGGAGGCACATGGCAGCGGCTGCAGCCGGCTTTCCCGTGGAAAAGGGCTCCACCCCGCCGGGCGGCGGCCTCGTTGAAAGAACCGGGCGGTGGCGGCGGCGCGGCCAGGGATAACTGGTAGAGATGCAGGGCCGGCAGCTTGGAGGACACTAGATCCGGTTCATTTCTCACATTCCACAGCCCTGCCCCGGCGGCCACCGGGAACTGGACCGGATCGCTCAACCGCTGGTCGTAAAAGGTCCCCAGACCGTGCATCTGCAAGACGGCTACAAAAGCATTCCAGTAAGGTACAGAGCCAAAACCGGTCCAGGTGTGCAGGTTGATGCCGGCCAAAC belongs to Clostridia bacterium and includes:
- a CDS encoding ferredoxin oxidoreductase, producing the protein MAVKPIEGEKRAFMTGNEAVAWAALAAGAEIMYGYPITPQTEIMHYWTRLAQKYDREFLQTEDELSAGFCCIGGVLAGKKAFTGTAGPGTVLMQEPLSMAEMMRIPVVTVICQRGGPSTATVIYSQQETRLTCFGGNGEGYRIVYSPAGQQDLFDYTIKAFNTAWKYRFPTFILSDGYQAKMREPLTIYDPEVRGIQLVPTEPILGGPGIPGVDREPVHVRNTYNMEEELYEVIMEMDRDYRRIAPEVVEYRAKYIDDAELVILAHGIVARATEGATDELRKAGLKVGHFRPITLRPFPAEALRQGLARAKKILVVESAMGQLAGMVKEALYPLDIPLDTYFRPGEGITVEEVVEKVRKDKG
- a CDS encoding 2-oxoglutarate synthase, whose product is MTAVPQPPMPAVWRAETKPHKFCPGCGHPLVLKTLGEAIGELDIRGRTVFGCDIGCSLLAWDFFNLDTVQAHHGRVTPVMVGMRRANPDLICVAYMGDGGGYAIGSQHLINAATRNEKILVILVNNTLYAMTGGQMAPTTLPAQKTETSPFGRDPEVTGNPTLGPEMIRAIAPSSAYVARGTVARLPQLKKFIKKGLENVMAGRGFAFVEALSLCPTNWRTNAEETWKFLEEDMHRHFPVGELTPGKGEG
- a CDS encoding ketoisovalerate oxidoreductase, coding for MGTTMKIALAGEGGQGVQSVAMILTEGAYESGKEAIYIPNFGVEQRGGVSVAFVQIGDEPVKAPKFKTGDIVIALSDRAIHRTSMYVGSQTVFIYDESANVSEQELPRQAKSLFAIPAIRVAKEEFHPRVFNIIILGALLGISHVLTESQARAAIEKKLGYKFEQNPSLRDMNFRALARGIELVKGLM
- a CDS encoding 4Fe-4S dicluster domain-containing protein, with protein sequence MAVEFKPIIYEDGTGIFHLYPGLCKGCGLCIQKCPVDTIGWSDTLGVFGTPTVEPGHGDPCIACKNCQAVCPDCAILILRKPKKEK